The sequence GAGTACAAGTTAGAGATAATAAAGTGAATTAATTATTAGTGACAGTTGCACATGCATCGGTGCACGTGTGGGTACCTCGAAGTGACATGctcaattattatttttactattattccaaaaatatatactcTAAAAAATATACTCCATCTCCTGTAAAATAATTACTTCAATTATTGGCCTCTTctgatttttttgtcaaaatttttTCGAAAACTTCTCCTAACAGCGCTAAAAGAATATTTTGCCAAATGTTTTACACTTTTTTAGACTTTTAATTTTGCAAGTTTGATAATGAAAATAAAATTAATACAATATGATGCATATAAATaactataactaatatatataataaaaactgaaTATTAGGAGATTTGTGGAGATCATTTCAGATAATTAAGCAAGGTTTTTTCgttataaataaagaaaaacgtacAACTATAAAGAGTGTTGGATCTTAAACTTTTTCATTAGGAGGGTTGGGATCTATATATTACAGAGTATTTAAGTATACAGAAATGATATAGCCACCCAAATAATTCACTCAAAAACTTCCACCCACTGACTTGGCATAACACGTGGTAACTAACTGCCTTTCATATATTTTTGGTTATTATTATGATATAATTGACTAGGATTACATTTTccattaaaaaaaaatacataattcaCAATTTTAAATCAACCCAAATGCATCTACGTAACAAATCTCAATTTATTTAGATTGAATTtaattttttattataattataatcttttCTAGTGTCTCAACAAAACTTCTTCTTCTTTATATTTTTCATCAATATGGATCAATACTCATCTTCTTTTACTTCTTCACCACATGAATTAGATGAATCATCTTCTTTTACTTCTCCATTAGATGATGATGATTCGGAATCTCACAATATGGAATTTGAAGAAACTCAAAATATGGAATATGGAAAATCACAGAATATAAAAATTGGTGAAGGAATGAATGAGTAAGAGTTATATTTCTTACATGTTTTTCTTTTATTCATATATATCGTATTCATGTATCAAACTTGATAGTTGATTAATCAAACTCGATCACATTTTGTATCAAACTTGACAGTTGATTGATGTTTTATTTTGATACATATTTCTATGAAATAAAATTTAGTATATCTTTTATCATAACATATAGATTTTTTAACTTCAGGAAATGTCACATTGATTTGGAAAAAGAAACCGATTACAATGTAAACGATGACGATGAGGAAGAAGTTAGTAAAGATGGAGgtggtcaagaaaacaataatgttGGTGTTCGACATGATGAACGAGTTGAAGAACCAAAAATTGGAATGACTTTTGACACGATTGAAGACGTTGCAAACTTTTATGCAAACTATGGGAAGAAAATGGGATTTGGAGTCTTTAAAAGATCTTCGGAAAAGGATGCTATTGACGACATTACAAAGTATGCTACTTTTGCATGTAGTCGGGCTCAGAAGTCAGTCTCCAAATCGAGAAATAGTTTGAACCCTCGTCCCACTACAAAAACAAATTGTGGTGCTAAAGTTAGAGTAGTTCTTGGCGCTGATAAAAAATATCGTTTGTCAAAAGTTTATCTCGAACATAATCATCCGTTTAGTCCCAGCAAAGGAAGATTCTACCGTTGTCATCGGGTAATAAATCGACATGTGAAAAGACAACTTGAAATTCATCAAAGAGCTGGGGTAAGAATGAATAAGAGTTTCAATACTTTGGTCGTCGAGAATGGAGGATATGAAAATTTAACCTTTACAGAAAAGGATTGTCGTAACTATATTAATAAAGTTAAACGATTGAAGTTTGGAGAAGGTGATGCTGAAGCGGTACAAGGTTACTTCTTGAAGGTTCGGTCAGTAGATCGTGAGTTTTTTTACGCATGGGAATTGGACGAGGAAAATAGACTAAAGAGTTTATTTTGGGCAGATTCAAGGTATAGGGCAGCTTACGAGGAATTTGGAGATGTTGTCACTTTCGATACAACATATTTGACGAATGAGTATGATATGCCAATGGCTCCTTTTGTAGGGGTAAATCATCATGGGCAATCAATATTGTGTGGTTGTGGACTAATTTCAAATGAAGATGTCAGAACATTTACATGGCTTTTTCGAACTTTTCTTTCGTGTATGTCAGGGCGTGCTCCTAATGCAATTATCACGGACCAAGACCAAGCTATGAAAAATGCAATTGAGATTGTTTTTCCACAAGCATATCACAGGTACATTGTAACTCACACTTTTAGTCTAGAAAAAATTGAATATTTTTTTATTAGTGTTATGGTTTCATTGTTTTCAGGTGGTGCTTATGGCATATCATGAAAAAAATACCTGACAAGTTTCGTAAACACAAAAAATACAAATCAATTAAGTACCATCTTAAAAAGGCAGTTTATGATTCTTTGACTACCGGTGAATTTGAAGTAGCATGGAAAACAATGATAGGTAGATATAAGCTTGAAAAGAATAGGTGGCTTAATCCTTTGTATGAGGAAAGGCGACGATGGGTCCCTTGCTTTGTGAAAGATATCTTTTGGGCAGGCATGTCTACTACACAACGTAGTGAAAGCATTAACTCGTTCTTTGATAAATATGTAAACAAGAAAACTACTCTAAAACAATTTGTGGAACAATATGAAAATGCATTGAGGGATAGGGCTGAGAAGGAGAACATTGAAGATTTTAA comes from Rutidosis leptorrhynchoides isolate AG116_Rl617_1_P2 chromosome 4, CSIRO_AGI_Rlap_v1, whole genome shotgun sequence and encodes:
- the LOC139840706 gene encoding protein FAR-RED IMPAIRED RESPONSE 1-like: MDQYSSSFTSSPHELDESSSFTSPLDDDDSESHNMEFEETQNMEYGKSQNIKIGEGMNEKCHIDLEKETDYNVNDDDEEEVSKDGGGQENNNVGVRHDERVEEPKIGMTFDTIEDVANFYANYGKKMGFGVFKRSSEKDAIDDITKYATFACSRAQKSVSKSRNSLNPRPTTKTNCGAKVRVVLGADKKYRLSKVYLEHNHPFSPSKGRFYRCHRVINRHVKRQLEIHQRAGVRMNKSFNTLVVENGGYENLTFTEKDCRNYINKVKRLKFGEGDAEAVQGYFLKVRSVDREFFYAWELDEENRLKSLFWADSRYRAAYEEFGDVVTFDTTYLTNEYDMPMAPFVGVNHHGQSILCGCGLISNEDVRTFTWLFRTFLSCMSGRAPNAIITDQDQAMKNAIEIVFPQAYHRWCLWHIMKKIPDKFRKHKKYKSIKYHLKKAVYDSLTTGEFEVAWKTMIGRYKLEKNRWLNPLYEERRRWVPCFVKDIFWAGMSTTQRSESINSFFDKYVNKKTTLKQFVEQYENALRDRAEKENIEDFNSYNSLYPPITRYAMEKQMKDVLTNGKFKEFRVELTGKMYCGIGFIKSHDGYLEYEVIEDVMDNERLLKKHFLVWFKRSDSIEECDIKCICRLFEFRGMLCRHVLTVLTNENIYLVPKKYILQRWRKDVKRRHTKVKVNYSDWVVSDVGRRYDKMCYAFSKVADLASDLDEKCNITLQDSGQSDHGYGVADNETVKEETSNAYYVSSDTNHIEYANIPLQYGGFIPSYAMPESLYPAQNYHVFNQASPQLQLNVVQMQQQSHINSLNAPINMPFGPPNNAPYRP